The genomic segment CCAGATCTGTCACATTCTCTCATTGTGGGTGGGGAttttttttcattgactctattccaGTGTTACAAATTGCCGAAGGGCAGCCAATGTTTCGAGGTATATAGCCCTATTAATGCaagaaggaagccttttctgttttTCTGGGCTTCTCAAACATTTGTACACTTCAGTGAAATCTTCCTCCAGAAGTTCCAGAggagaagctcagtctgtctaatatttccacacaattaaagtggggaatcgtttattattgtcatgtaccgAGGTTtaatgaaaatcttgtcttgcataccatcctCTCAGATCAACAAATTACAACAGTAGAAAATAGTAAAACATTAACAgagtgtaacaaagcattatggttacagagaaaatcCACTGCAGGAGGACATATGGTGCAAGGTCACGTCGACTTACATTATGAAgtgaagagtccatcttataATGCTGAGGAATATTCAGTTTGCGTATAACAGCAGAATGGAAAATGTCCCTAGGTCTGGTGGTATGTTTtctgttcttttgttttcatttatcTTCGACCTGATGGGTGGTTGATAATCGATAATGTCTGGTCTGGAGTTCTGGGAAtctttaattatgttggctgatttactgaggctGCAGGAAGTATAGAGAGAGTATAGAGAGAGGCTTGTTTCCATGATGTGTCCACAGTTCTATTTCTTGAAGTCAAAAGAAGAGAATAGCTGTGCAAAGGTGTGAAGTATCCGGATGGGATACTTTTTATGGAGTAAGCTTAAATTTGCCGGATCAATAACCACACTACAAACAGTTCTTTACTTTATccttttcaccagtttatttcTTCGAACTCAGCCGGCGAGAAGCTCAGAGCCAAGCATCAGAGGGACACAACTCCTCTCCCTCTGGCTGCTCATGATGAATCTCTGTCCAACATGCAGAAATGTTACAATTATAGAACTAATGAAATAAAGAGCACTTTAGTTCAACTGGTATTCCCACCAAGGCTGTTGGAGCAAAACTtaatttcttagataagagagtcCACTAAATCAGGGTTTTAAATACAAATGAATGTTCTGTCCAATCCTTATTAGTTATTCTCTTTCGTTAGACACTTTGTTCAATTCGTGTCTCATGAGAACTCAACTCTACATAACGTTCCCAAGAGATATCTGTGAGTCGTTAATCTAAACAAGCTGCAAGCAGATTCCTCAGTGAAAGACAGAACAGAAATTTGCACACTATCCAGAACAAAGCACACATAAGTTTGGACTTAGTTTTAACCCATTATTTACAAGAGTCCAAGAATCATTTCTTACATCCCCCAATACCCTTAAAACTTCACCACCAGAGTGTTGTagcagatagttgcctctctgactgaaaacctgtgactagtggagtgccacatggatcagtgctggatctgttgttgtttgtcatctatatcagtaacctggatgatagtgtggttaactagatcagcaaatttgtggatgacaccaggatgggtagtgcagtggacagcgaggaagactaccatGGCTTGCAATGCGATCTGGACCGCTGGAAAAAAtgggttgagaaatggaaaatggaatttaatgtagaccagtgtgaggtgttgtactttggtaggAGCTGCCAGGGTAGGTGGTACACAGTGACCGGTATGGCACTGAGAAGtattgtagaagaaagggatatgggaatacaggtccatatttcactgaaagttgtgtcacagttcaacaggatggaaaaaaagattttggcatattggccttcataaacaaAAGTGCTAAGtaaaggagatggatgttatgttgactttgtacaagacattggtgagccataatttggagtattgtgtgcagttttggtcaccaacctacaagaaagatgtaaaagagattGAAAGAGTtcggagaaaattcacaaggattttgcctggtctGGAGGTCTtgggttatgaggagagattgaacaggtgtgggctttattctttggaatgtagaagattgaggggagatttgatggaggtgtaccaaaattatgagggttatagatggggtagatgcaagatggctttttccaatgagattggttgggactacaaccagaggccatgggttgagggtgaaaggtgaaacattaaggggaacatgaggagaaacttcttcacacagatggtcatccaggtgtggaatgagcagacagcccaactggtgcatgtgagctcaatttcaacatttaagagcttGTAtaagtacctggatggtaggggtacagaGGTAAAtagtttaaatagttcaacacaaactagatgggctaaagggcctgtttctgtgttgtacttttctatgactctgtgacaaggacatgaaataatactaatattcatGTAGTTCCTTTTAACAACTGTGCGCaccaaccattcatctgggcAGGAAACGTTTACGTggctttaaaactgtggcaccttacattgacagtagataaaagaaaatcccagctgcacgtcaacaaaggctatttgtgtgagtgtgtttcagttactgtggggccaggcacccgtgcagctcagtgggaacagggaataataccaatgcaGAGTGTTAACTAAGCCAAGTCACAGACTGGAGACGGCAGAAAtatcccattcttatagagacaagaagagcatcagagagtttgatggtcattccagataccagcactgtgcccatttAGAAGAGAATTTCTCCCTCCaatttgggttgaacttcactgtaacagtgagataccagatcacaccttggcaactaaagtgatctcatctgaaatgttgtccttcacccactggtgaattttatatatttttttcaggtTAAAAACGACAAGGAATTTATCTACGGGAATCGCGAAcccaacacaccagttttgctgtctctgtccacgtATATccagaagtggagcaagggattcactcgatcatccttcctgctcagactctgGGGAGGGTTTActcaatcatccttcctgctcagactgtggggagggattcactcgatcatctaaCCGACTGGCATGTCCGTCAGTTTACACAggggagcagccgttcaccttttcagactgtggggattcaaggtcatctcatgaaggtacatcagcaagttcacactgggacaaggccattcacatGTTCTGCATttgagaagggattcagtgggtcttcccacctgtggacacacaagtcagttcacactgggcagaggctggtcatctgctgaatttgtggggaaggattcactcggtcatctgacccaATGGCTCACCAGCCAGTTTGCACCGGGGAGAgaacgttcacctgctcagactgcgggaagggatttatttggtcatctcaactgaaggtacatcagcgagttcacactggggagaggccgttcacctgctcagagtgtgggaaaggattcactcagttatccaacctacaagcacaccagtcagttcacactggggagaggccattcacctgctcagactgtggaaagggattcactcggtcatctcaactaaaggaacatcagcgagttcacactggggagaggccatttaaatgttcagactgtgggatgggattcattcggtcatccaacctattggtacaccagcgagttcacactggggagaggccgttcacctgctcagtctgtgggaagggattcacttgctcatctaaactgaaggtacatcagcgagttcacacaggggagaagccattcacctgcttagactgcgggaagggattcactcgatcatctcaactgaaggaacatcagctagtacacacaggggagaggccgttcacctgctcagactgtgggatgggattcactcggtcatccaacctgttggtacaccagcgagttcacactggggagaggccgttcacctgctcactcTGTGGAAAAGGTTTCACCTTATTAtttcacctactgagacaccagtcagttcacactggggagagttcATTCTCCTGCTCATTCTGTGGGAAGactttcactcagtcatccaacctacagagtcaccaacgacttcacactggggagaggccattcatctgctcagactgtgggaagggattcacttggtcatctcatcTACTaaaacaccagcaagttcacattggatggaggctgatcacctgctcagactttgggaagagattctctcagccatctccaccaaatatgcatcattgagttcacactggggagaggctgttcacctgccatgaatgtgggaagtgattcacttagtaatctaaccttgtgacacactaccgggttcacactgggcagaaagtttcaataagctgcatgctggatattcgtccatcaccgttgctgaatgcaatttcgagagtgactgtcggtgctgaaatCTGCAactattgctgctgctcaccacacccagttctgcaccctggtcactgggcatgggaggagtttcttctgctgcacattcacctttaataggactggagtttaatattctggatctgagacaaataaatcagttctattttaaactcttatctccggtacttagtgaatttataacacaactaGCGTACAATAGAGTCATcccaggccggctggaccctgtcAGTTGCATGACAGTCCTTttcaatcctcccctgttgttcccctctcactctccctgtggtgatggcttccaaacagtcaccaacctgtgggtgaagaggtttcctttgaattttctgcagactgaagaagtcaagttgactgcagttctgtctgagatgttcttcaccactcaaatctctgggctgaggaagaatgacattggtagttaacgtCCTTATTcacggctcatttccacattatgggtcattttccctgctttgaAAGGGTCCTTAGAAATCAcccctgtcctctaaagactgaaagcagaatgggaaaccatcagttggatgttcaacgaagcagggtcagaaaccagaggtggGCACATGGCAGAGTTTGGGGAtctggacgatggtcggggtaagaacgtatgatgaggagaagggaatccgCAACAGGccgtggcaacgaatgacagagtagcaacatttggaagctgagtgACGGGGAAAATCtttcggttgtctgactgatgacacaaacaatatctgtgctgaggtgctccactggtcgaggaacatgtgtgtgttgggaatggttttatctagtgagggagttgttcctgcttgtttatccagtaatattatatccggatggttattatggattgtcctatctgaaaaaatgtattgattatcatataatttgtaagattttgactctaaaactggatcaggcttgaatttatggtgccttaatgaagtgatggagggcattcatgagtctgtattttaaatcaagattttggtgaatgatatttgcgaCTTGATTGTAtatttgtaagtaatcagattaagttaagctgctgcaggatcctggaatgtggccttttatatattggcgagacccgacgcagactgggagaccgctttgctgaacatctacgctctgtccgccagagaaagcaggatctcccagtggccacacattttaattccacatcccattcccattctgacatgtctatccacggcctcctctactataaagatgaagccacactcaggttggaggaacaacaccttatattccgtctgggtagcctccaacctgatggcatgaacNNNNNNNNNNNNNNNNNNNNNNNNNNNNNNNNNNNNNNNNNNNNNNNNNNNNNNNNNNNNNNNNNNNNNNNNNNNNNNNNNNNNNNNNNNNNNNNNNNNNNNNNNNNNNNNNNNNNNNNNNNNNNNNNNNNNNNNNNNNNNNNNNNNNNNNNNNNNNNNNNNNNNNNNNNNNNNNNNNNNNNNNNNNNNNNNNNNNNNNNTCACCATGGAAAGAACGACCAGCCGGTCTTCTTCGATTAGTTTAAACCGGGATGATTACTTTTATTTACGCTTCTAGCAACAGATGGTGACAAGCTGATCAAACGTAACAGTGACAGTGAGCCAAACATAACTTTCCCTGGCTGCAAATCCCAGGGCAGAGATCGCACTGCATTtgggggtgatgtccaggaatGTCCCGGGGAAATAATAATAAGTTATCCGCCACAATATGACCCAAAAGATGATGGTTAGTAAACCCCCTGCTGcaatggccaccaggtagcgagcgGTGAACGTGGAAATGCCGAACTTATCCCCGGGACAGAATcgcaatcgccactaaattcactgggggAACAGAAAAAAAAAGGTGAATTACTGTGTTGCCGCTGCTTGAGTCTCAGAGCAGAAATAAGTTGGAAATTGATAACAAGCAAACTTTGCAGGCAACCTATTTCTGGAGGTTTAAAAAGAGTAAAGCGGGAGGTTAAACGAATGCATGCTGGGTGAAATGGTGCGGTACTCGGTGTGGGGAGAGCATCAGTGTTTGGGAAGGAGGGCTCTTCAACTGAACGTCGAGGCGTTTGGAGAAACTATATAACTCTTGAAGCATCAGGTTTTGGACTGACGTGTAAAACCGGGATAATTCGGCCACTTTCTCAGAGATGGTGATTGCCCCGTTCCTGTCACCTGTGTTCTGGTACTGTCATAGGACAGCGAAGCTCCGCTCTGCGTCGGTCCATTTTCACAGTTCAAAGCAAACTCATTTACACCGTTCGCATGCCTCCCCCTTCTCCGAGACACCCGTttatcaaccccacccccaccccccgccacagGAGCCCCGCTTAAGTTCGCGCCTTTTAAATTCTGCGACTATCCTTGTTCGGGTGTCTTTCACATTATATCAAGGAATCCGATCAGAAAATTCCAATTTCATTTTCTAAGGATTCTGCCTATCACGCTGATGATTTTAAGTCGTGACCGGAACTTGAATCATCCCTTAAGGGCTGTGcctttaaagagagagagagagagctgtacagCACCAACGCCTTGTTAGTAAGAgcgagagaggcgaagactgcgcacagtttgtttggaatttctgcaaggacactgccagcttctgagttcctacagagagagaagggaggatctacttgatggacagctggtgttcagcatagTGAGGTAAACAGAAGGTCAGTTGGTAGGCAGACAGACACaagattttggacactgaatgagctgtgatgtgcccacagaaaggtgggttttttggaggatcgatcaggagaaGCGATCAGTGactctcgcagtgtggaaaaggtggGACCAGTGGGAAATTATTAGTGTGCCCAACCCTCGCCTTGGctgataactccaccacagaaaacggtccccttgttgtggtcacattcggtgacttctaaaTGGTTTCGGAGGACCACAGGAAGAATCGACAGCATCGGCTTAGTCGAAcaaccacaacacctctctctctccatcactactcaactcaataccacgaactgaactgaactttactttaGGGGGTACGTGACAAAATTTGGGCCTGCGTtcgggatatgaacaaattggtagGAGCCATTCCAAAAGTTGTGTGTGGGCTTTTTGGGATAGGTTGGGGAAAATCACTTTCGGTTTGTGTTCTGTGAAAAAACAGCAGACATGGATGTTCAGGATTTTCTGGCAGGAGCAGACCCTGTTGTTTTGAAGAGAGCTAGAAAGGATGAGTTATGTAAAAGTGTTCCAGAACTGGAACTTAAGACGGTAAAGAAGGGTATGATTAAGGTAGAAATTCAATGAAACATAGTTGAATATTGTCTTTCGATGAAGCAATTTACTGAGGATGTGTTGAAAATGTTCGCAGAATGTAAACTTACTGAGGCTGAGCTTCAGCTTCAGTTGGAAAAATTAAAAAATGGAACAGGAATTTCAATTAAAACGGTTCGAGGCTGAGGAGGTAGAAAAACAGAGACAGTTCGAGTGGGAGATGTGGTAGCTGGGAGGTTTAGTGTTAGACCCTGCTGATTTTTACAGCTCGAAAGAGCTTATGTTGATTGAAGAATTTAAAAATTGTGTTCCAGATGATGTAAAGGCATACCTAGATGCAGAGGATACCGCCACCTTCCGAGGCTCTGCTAAGACAACAGACGAGTTTGTTTTAACCCACGAtgttgagtttactccagatgagAGTGTCCCAGAGAGTAGCTGGGAAGTTCAGGGTAGCCTAGAATTTAGAACTGGGACTAGCCCAGGATGAGGTAGCTGTCCCGATTGCCTCCGTTCAGGTTGTTGAAGCCCCTGTGGATTTAAagggtactgaaccttgtgttgaagctcagttaacGTCTGAGATGTCTGACTCGGTTGACAAGGATGTAGTCCTTTTGTTTCAGATGGTCTTGGTTCaatgaataaggggttaaccttggtaccagtggaaattaaggattctcagtcacttgtgTTAGACAGAGTTCTGAAAGTTAGTGATGAGATGAAAATAGGAGAGGTAAATATTACCAAATATGTGGAGGAAAGTGTTGTGACTGGATTTGAAATAAGGTACTTGTGAAAGTTGGTTTGGTTTCGGGACCTTTGACCCTGGTTGCAGGACAATGGCCTGCTAAAGAATTATGTGCTACACTGTTGAATTTTGCTTTAACATTTGGATGTAAACACCTTCAAGGTTATGAAGTTGCTTTTCACGATTGTTATGTGGAGAAACAGGATTGTTTTGGTTTGGAGAAGCCATTTGTAGGGATTACTACGGAGACAGTACTAGATAAAGTTTTTAGCAATAAAATAATGGAATGTTTGGGGTCTTTCATAATATACACATGGTTTCTGTAAGTCTGGTGAAAGTGCTGAGTTCAGTAAACATTGCGGGGAGGTTGACACCTATTCAAGGTGATGTTTATCCAGCAGTTCAGCTAACGAGCAAAGCTGCTGCTAATCACCCACACAGGAAGAGGAAGTGGAAGCCACTGTGTCTGCAAGTGTATATTGGGCTATTGTGCACCGAAAGCTTTCAGGGCtaaaattttaaacatggctcaAAGTGTGCCTTTACAGGGACATTTTGGAGTGAGAAAGATAGTGAACGAAATTATGAAGGAATTCTACTGGcctcattttagaaaggatattgtGAATTTTTGCAAGACCTGCCATATCTACCAGGTTGTGgggaaacctaatcaggttattcAGGTAGCACCACTTAAAAGGAAACCTGCTTTTGGTTAACCTTTTTTCTAaggtcatagtggattgtgttggcctattgccaaagactgcagctggtcgTCAGTACTTGTTAACAATTAGATGTGCTCCATCTAGGttccctgaagccttgcctctCGGAAACATCCAGACCAATACTGTGGTACGAGCACTCATCAATTTTTTTcacactggtaggtctgcccaaagaaattcaatctgACCAAGGTAGTATCTTTACTTTCAGAGCATTCCAGGGGATTGTTCGAGAACTGGGAGCTAAGcacattgtgtcatctgcatatcacccAGAGTCCAAGGAAGCCTTGGAACAGTTACAATCCACTCATAAGACCATTATTGAAACATATTGTGTGCAAAATGGGAAAAACTGAAATGTGGGGGTTCCCCTACTCTTATTTGCTGTTGGAGACTCAATTCAAGAAACATTGAGGTTTAATCTGTTTGAGCTTATTTTCGGTCACTGGCCCAAAGCACCTTTGAACTACTCAGAGAACTGTGCATTCATTCGAAAAGATGTGTCAGTGTGctggattatgttttgaaatttcgaAAAAGCCTTAACAAGGCTTGTGGCCTTGCAAAGCAGAATTTTCAAAACGTTCAAATTAAAGTGGAACACCAGTTTGACAGGATAGCACCTGTGAatactgttatgaaaaaaaatggAGTCGTTAATGCTGGTAATCAGATACCAGATAATTTTCACAAGTTGAATATAGTATCCACAAGACGAGAATTCctttattttgaaaaaaaaagaaacattacTGACAAGGTCCATCAGTTGGAGACTGCACCGCAAAACCAATTGAAAGACTTCATTAGCAAGTATAAAGATGTATTCCCTGACATTACAAAACAGTGCACAGCTGCAGTGCATGGCGTCATTGTAAGCTCAGCCGAGACGATCAAAGAATGAATTTAGGAACAGCATCTTTACAGAGTGAACtttgagaaaagtaaaatggttgaacaaTAAAATTGGAaacaagaaaaaagaaacaaggaaagagagtggatgactgtattgataaagcgggaaaggctaaataccttacaGAGATTGACCTGTTAAAAGATACTGAGGTGTTCCTTTAACAGGGAGGGTTCGAGAAATATCTACATTTGTGACGCCGTCTGGACTgcatgaatacaatgttttaccCTTTGGAAAGATAAATGCTCGAGGGACATTTCAAAAGATGATGAATTCAGTAATTCAGGGTTCagaaaacacaggggcttatattgatgatttagtggtctggaatgacacgtgggGAGAGCATATTGCAGCGGTAGAAAAACTACTTGACACACTTTCCAGGGCCAATCTTACCGTGAACCTCAATAAGAGTGAATTTGTACATGCCACAGTTACATAACTGGGCTCTGTAGTAGGCCAGGGCCAGCTGGGTCCTGCATAgaccaaggttcaagctattgctgaggtttCCGTTCCAACGGGCAAGAAAGCTTTAAGAAAGTTTTTGGATATGGTTGGGTATTATCGTACGTTTTGTAAGAACTTCGCAGACAACTCTCTCCCCTTAACGAAACTCcaagggaagagtgaaagatttctgtggagtgacctttgccaggaggaATTTGAACGCCTGTAAATCATCCTGTTTTATCATCCTGTACTCAAAGCatctgatttttcaaaaccattctctaAAGCGACTGAcgctagtgacgaagctgctggggcagtactgttacagaagggtgtggatgacattgaacacccagtagcttatttctcaaataaATTTAATGTACACCAAGAAAATTACTTTACTGTGGAAAAGGAgttgcgagacccgacgcagctcccgatgtggtcttttatatattggcgagacccgacacagactgggagaccgctttgctgaacacctatgctctgtccgccagagaaagcaggatctcccagtggccacacattttaattccacatcccattcccattctgacatgtctatccacggcctcctctactgtaaagatgaagccacactcaggttggaggaacaacaccttatattccgtctgggtagcctccaacctcatggcatgaacatcgacttctctaacttccgctaatgccccacctccccctcataccccatctgttacttatttttatgcacacattctttctctcactctcctttttctccctctgtccctctgaatatatcccttgcccatcctctgggtcccccccccttgtctttcttcccggacctcctgtcccatgatcctctcgtatcccttttgccaatcacctgtccagctcttggctccatccctccccctcctgtcttctcctatcattttcgatctccaccccctccaactttcaaatcccttactcactcttccttcagttagtcctgacgaagggtctcggcctgaaacgtcgactgcacctcttcatagagatgctgcctggcctgctgcgttcaccagcaacttttatgtgtgttgctatcacTTATCCTGGCTTCACAACATGTTGAAGtctatgtttgtcctgcccagaACCCACTTGTGGTTTATACGGACCACAATCCATTGTTTCTTTTtgaactaagatgaaggataagaacaGAAGGTTACTAACCTGGTTACTAATCCTGCAAGAATATGAGCGAAAattcaaacatgtgaaaggtactaacaacattatagctgattgtttatccagatCTTAAGTTAGAAATAGTACACGTTTTGATCTGTTATGTGGCAATTATATATGTATTGTTTCAAATCTGCAATCTACAGTTAAACTAAAAATTTTGCTTCATCAAAATTTTTCCTTAAAGGAGGGAGATATGACTGGATCCTTAATCATCCGTTATGGACTgtacctttaaaaagagagagagagctgtccaACA from the Mobula birostris isolate sMobBir1 chromosome 13, sMobBir1.hap1, whole genome shotgun sequence genome contains:
- the LOC140207682 gene encoding uncharacterized protein; amino-acid sequence: MAHQPVCTGERTFTCSDCGKGFIWSSQLKVHQRVHTGERPFTCSECGKGFTQLSNLQAHQSVHTGERPFTCSDCGKGFTRSSQLKEHQRVHTGERPFKCSDCGMGFIRSSNLLVHQRVHTGERPFTCSVCGKGFTCSSKLKVHQRVHTGEKPFTCLDCGKGFTRSSQLKEHQLVHTGERPFTCSDCGMGFTRSSNLLVHQRVHTGERPFTCSLCGKGFTLLFHLLRHQSVHTGESSFSCSFCGKTFTQSSNLQSHQRLHTGERPFICSDCGKGFTWSSHLLKHQQVHIGWRLITCSDFGKRFSQPSPPNMHH